The proteins below are encoded in one region of Pseudomonas putida S13.1.2:
- a CDS encoding ABC transporter permease: MTAPKRSGARGRYLALLCLLPFAVFFVIFQIAPLAWVAINSVQSEAGWGVANFSKVFSSKFYLQALQRSLEISFWSSLFGIVIATLGAYSLRQVDSRLRDFVSAFANMTSNFAGVPLAFAFIILLGFNGALTLLLKQIGLLEDFSIYSKSGLILVYTYFQIPLGVLLLYPAFDALREDWRESAALLGANHWQYWRHIGLPVLTPALLGTFVILLANALGAYATVYALTTGNFNVLPIRIAGLVAGDISLDPNLASALAMVLVGLMTLVTVVHQWLLKRSYHAR; this comes from the coding sequence GTGACTGCACCCAAGCGCAGCGGCGCCCGTGGCCGCTACCTGGCATTGCTCTGCCTGCTGCCGTTTGCCGTGTTCTTCGTCATTTTCCAGATTGCCCCGCTGGCCTGGGTAGCAATCAACAGCGTGCAATCGGAGGCCGGCTGGGGCGTCGCAAACTTCAGCAAGGTGTTCAGCTCCAAGTTTTACCTGCAGGCCCTGCAACGCAGCCTGGAGATCAGCTTCTGGTCGAGCCTGTTCGGCATCGTCATCGCCACCCTTGGCGCCTATTCGCTGCGCCAGGTGGACTCGAGGCTGCGCGATTTCGTCAGCGCCTTCGCCAACATGACCAGCAACTTTGCCGGCGTGCCGCTGGCCTTCGCCTTCATCATTTTGCTCGGTTTCAACGGCGCGCTGACACTGCTGCTGAAGCAGATCGGCCTTTTGGAAGACTTCAGCATCTATTCCAAAAGCGGGCTGATCCTGGTGTACACCTACTTCCAGATCCCGTTGGGTGTATTGCTGCTCTACCCCGCCTTCGACGCCCTGCGTGAAGACTGGCGCGAGTCGGCCGCGCTGCTCGGCGCCAACCACTGGCAATACTGGCGGCACATCGGCCTGCCGGTACTGACCCCGGCACTGCTGGGCACCTTCGTCATCCTGCTGGCCAACGCCCTCGGTGCCTACGCCACCGTGTACGCGTTGACCACCGGCAACTTCAACGTACTGCCAATCCGCATTGCTGGCCTGGTAGCCGGCGACATCAGCCTCGACCCGAACCTGGCCAGCGCCTTGGCGATGGTGCTGGTGGGGCTGATGACGCTGGTCACGGTGGTGCATCAATGGCTACTAAAACGGAGCTACCATGCGCGCTGA
- a CDS encoding ABC transporter permease produces the protein MRADARSGGWYHRVVVYLLFLILLLPLAGTLLYSLATSWSASLLPSGLTLKWYVALWSEPRFLAAFGQSLLVCMGALLLSVVLILPLLFVVHYHFPRLDALMNILILLPFAVPPVVSSVGLLQLYGSGPMAMVGTPWILIGCYFTIALPFMYRAITNNLQAINLRDLMDAAQLLGASTWQAALLVVLPNLRKGLMVALLLSFSFLFGEFVFANLLVGTRYETLQVYLNNMRNSSGHFNSALVISYFAFVLVLTWVANRLNKDKT, from the coding sequence ATGCGCGCTGACGCCCGTTCCGGCGGCTGGTACCACCGCGTGGTGGTCTACCTGCTGTTCCTGATCCTGCTGCTGCCTCTGGCCGGCACCTTGCTTTATTCGCTGGCCACCAGCTGGTCGGCCAGCCTGCTGCCCAGCGGCCTGACCCTGAAATGGTACGTGGCATTGTGGAGTGAGCCGCGCTTCCTGGCCGCCTTTGGCCAGTCGCTGCTGGTGTGCATGGGCGCGCTGCTGCTGTCGGTGGTGCTGATCCTGCCGCTGCTGTTCGTGGTGCATTACCACTTCCCGCGGCTCGACGCGTTGATGAACATCCTCATCCTGCTGCCGTTCGCGGTACCGCCAGTGGTGTCGTCGGTGGGGCTGCTGCAGCTGTATGGCAGCGGGCCGATGGCCATGGTCGGCACGCCATGGATCCTGATCGGCTGCTACTTCACCATCGCCCTGCCGTTCATGTATCGCGCCATTACCAACAACCTGCAGGCCATCAACCTGCGCGACCTGATGGACGCCGCCCAGTTGCTCGGCGCCAGCACCTGGCAGGCCGCGCTGCTGGTGGTGCTGCCAAACCTGCGCAAGGGCCTGATGGTGGCGCTGTTGCTGTCGTTCTCGTTCCTGTTCGGCGAGTTCGTGTTCGCCAACCTGCTGGTCGGCACCCGCTACGAGACCCTGCAGGTGTACCTGAACAACATGCGCAACAGCAGCGGCCACTTCAACAGCGCACTGGTGATCTCGTACTTCGCCTTTGTGCTGGTACTGACCTGGGTCGCCAACCGCCTGAACAAGGACAAGACCTGA